In a single window of the Desulfovibrio aminophilus DSM 12254 genome:
- a CDS encoding SLC13 family permease → MFWVATAIFVVAYAIIVSEKIHKTKVALLGAALTLITKVLSQHDALHDIDLGVDWNVIFLLISMMIIVNIMTKTGVFQYVAIKAAKVGKGNPFTIMSIFAVVTAISSAFLDNVTTVLLLAPVTLLIANELEVDPIPFLITEALASNIGGTATLIGDPPNIMIASKAGFDFMDFIIHLSPAIVIIMVVWMLIWKVVFGKRLHVREELKARVMAMNENELIKDPVLLKKSGAVLGLTILGFILHGFFHYEPATVALMGAATLLFISGEEPHHALAEVEWPTIFFFIGLFIIIGGTVKVGLIELLSKEMIALTHPTPDNMFMLSMVMVWFSGIASAIVDNIPFVATMNPLLVSTAGTVLGSTDTATLQSATMLPVWWALALGACLGGNGTAIGASANVIVVGISEKAGHKITFVRFLKYGVPVTLLTIAMSMAYIWVRYYILKF, encoded by the coding sequence ATGTTCTGGGTCGCAACGGCCATCTTCGTGGTGGCCTACGCCATCATCGTTTCCGAAAAGATCCACAAGACCAAGGTCGCCCTGCTCGGGGCGGCGCTCACCCTCATCACCAAGGTTCTCAGCCAACACGACGCCCTGCACGACATCGACCTCGGCGTGGACTGGAACGTCATCTTCCTGCTCATCTCCATGATGATCATCGTGAACATCATGACCAAGACGGGCGTGTTCCAGTACGTGGCCATCAAGGCCGCCAAGGTGGGCAAGGGCAATCCCTTCACCATCATGAGCATCTTCGCCGTGGTCACGGCCATTTCCTCGGCCTTCCTGGATAACGTGACCACCGTGCTCCTGCTGGCTCCGGTGACGCTGCTCATCGCCAACGAGCTGGAAGTGGACCCCATCCCCTTCCTGATCACCGAGGCCCTGGCCTCGAACATCGGCGGCACGGCGACGCTCATCGGCGACCCGCCGAACATCATGATCGCCTCCAAGGCGGGCTTCGACTTCATGGACTTCATCATCCATCTGAGCCCGGCCATCGTGATCATCATGGTCGTCTGGATGCTCATCTGGAAGGTGGTCTTCGGCAAGCGCCTGCATGTGCGCGAGGAACTCAAGGCCCGGGTCATGGCCATGAACGAGAACGAGCTCATCAAGGATCCGGTGCTGCTCAAGAAATCCGGCGCGGTGCTGGGCCTGACCATCCTGGGCTTCATCCTGCACGGCTTCTTCCATTATGAGCCCGCCACCGTGGCCCTCATGGGCGCGGCCACGCTCCTGTTCATCTCCGGCGAGGAGCCGCATCACGCCCTGGCCGAGGTGGAATGGCCGACGATCTTCTTCTTTATCGGCCTGTTCATCATCATCGGCGGCACCGTGAAGGTGGGCCTCATCGAGCTGCTTTCCAAGGAGATGATCGCCCTGACCCATCCGACCCCGGACAACATGTTCATGCTCTCCATGGTCATGGTCTGGTTCTCGGGCATCGCCTCGGCCATCGTGGACAACATCCCCTTCGTGGCGACCATGAACCCTCTGCTGGTGAGCACGGCGGGCACGGTGCTGGGGAGCACGGACACGGCCACCCTGCAGAGCGCCACCATGCTGCCGGTCTGGTGGGCTCTGGCCCTTGGCGCCTGTCTGGGCGGCAACGGCACGGCCATCGGCGCCTCGGCCAACGTCATCGTGGTGGGCATCTCCGAGAAGGCCGGACACAAGATCACCTTCGTCCGCTTCCTCAAATACGGCGTGCCCGTGACCCTGCTGACCATCGCCATGTCCATGGCCTATATCTGGGTGCGCTACTACATCCTCAAGTTCTGA
- a CDS encoding CBS domain-containing protein: MLVSAIYSRDVTTIPADESVGRVLCLMPGIRSRLVYVTEADGRLVGVVSSYDLLKVMLPEYLDANLAKSLAGGENLFLKAFEERSGMRISEIMSRDLVFCSPEDTVVEINALIREKGVNVLPVLDKQGVLLGEVARRDILAAVAKICCEIS; encoded by the coding sequence ATGCTTGTCTCGGCAATTTACAGTCGCGACGTCACCACCATCCCGGCCGATGAGAGTGTGGGCCGGGTGCTCTGCCTCATGCCGGGCATCCGTTCCAGACTCGTCTACGTCACCGAGGCGGACGGACGCCTGGTGGGAGTGGTCAGCAGCTACGACCTGCTCAAGGTCATGCTGCCCGAGTATCTCGACGCCAATCTGGCCAAATCCCTGGCCGGAGGCGAGAACCTGTTTCTGAAGGCCTTCGAGGAACGCTCCGGGATGCGGATTTCGGAGATCATGAGCCGCGATCTCGTCTTCTGCTCCCCGGAGGACACCGTGGTGGAGATCAACGCCCTGATCCGCGAAAAGGGCGTCAACGTGCTGCCCGTGCTGGACAAGCAGGGAGTCCTGCTTGGCGAGGTCGCCCGCCGCGACATCCTCGCCGCCGTGGCCAAAATCTGCTGCGAAATATCCTGA
- a CDS encoding Dabb family protein encodes MIKHIVMWTLKDEAQGKSAAENAAEMKRMLEALEGRIPGLLHIEVSTDVFNASPACQVVLYSEFATRADLAAYQPHPEHQKCVRFIAQVVSGRGVLDYDV; translated from the coding sequence ATGATCAAGCACATCGTCATGTGGACCCTCAAGGACGAGGCCCAAGGCAAGAGCGCGGCCGAGAACGCGGCCGAGATGAAACGCATGCTCGAGGCCCTTGAGGGGCGGATTCCCGGGCTGCTGCACATCGAGGTGAGCACGGACGTGTTCAACGCCTCTCCGGCCTGCCAGGTGGTGCTCTATTCCGAATTCGCCACGCGGGCGGACCTGGCCGCCTATCAGCCGCATCCCGAGCACCAGAAATGCGTGCGGTTCATCGCCCAGGTGGTTTCCGGGCGAGGCGTGCTGGATTACGACGTCTAG
- a CDS encoding alpha-hydroxy-acid oxidizing protein, which translates to MKEVRAHARELMKGFCRVCPVCDGRACAGEVPGMGGLGTGRAFMNNVSALASVRLNMRLIHEAVQPDTSRELLGVKLSLPVLAAPIGGVSFNMGGGVSEADYIRAVVLGCKEAGSLGCTGDGVPEVIHKEAFAAIREADGHGIPFIKPWEDEELYRKLEGALDAGARILGMDIDAAGLVTLRKMGRPVSPKTPEKLREIIEWSPVPFVLKGIMTADEAKMARDVGAAGIVVSNHGGRVLDHTPGVSEVLAEVAAPVRGEIAILADGGVRTGEDVLKMLALGADAVLIGRPFSVAAVGGLKDGVTAYLEQLRGELIRSMVLTGCADLAAVDGRILFNGGRR; encoded by the coding sequence GTGAAGGAAGTCCGGGCGCATGCCCGTGAACTGATGAAGGGATTCTGCCGGGTCTGCCCGGTCTGCGACGGCCGCGCCTGCGCCGGTGAGGTTCCCGGCATGGGCGGCCTGGGCACGGGGCGGGCGTTCATGAACAACGTCTCGGCCCTGGCCTCGGTGCGGCTGAACATGCGCCTCATCCACGAGGCCGTGCAGCCGGACACCTCGCGGGAGCTGCTGGGCGTCAAGCTCTCCCTGCCCGTGCTGGCCGCGCCCATTGGAGGCGTGTCCTTCAACATGGGCGGCGGCGTGTCCGAGGCCGACTACATCCGGGCCGTGGTCCTCGGCTGCAAGGAGGCCGGAAGCCTCGGCTGCACCGGCGACGGCGTGCCCGAGGTCATCCACAAGGAAGCCTTCGCCGCCATCCGCGAGGCGGACGGCCACGGCATCCCGTTCATCAAGCCCTGGGAGGACGAGGAACTCTACCGCAAGCTGGAGGGCGCCCTGGACGCCGGGGCCAGGATTCTCGGCATGGACATCGACGCCGCCGGGCTGGTCACGCTGCGCAAGATGGGCCGCCCGGTGTCGCCCAAGACCCCGGAAAAGCTGCGTGAGATCATTGAGTGGAGTCCCGTGCCCTTCGTGCTCAAAGGCATCATGACCGCCGACGAGGCCAAGATGGCCCGCGACGTGGGCGCGGCGGGCATCGTCGTCTCCAACCACGGCGGACGGGTGCTGGACCACACGCCGGGCGTGTCCGAGGTTCTGGCCGAAGTGGCCGCGCCCGTGCGCGGCGAGATCGCGATTCTGGCCGACGGCGGCGTGCGCACCGGCGAGGACGTGCTCAAGATGCTGGCCCTGGGCGCGGACGCCGTGCTCATCGGGCGTCCCTTCAGCGTGGCCGCCGTGGGCGGGCTCAAGGACGGCGTGACCGCCTACCTGGAGCAGCTGCGCGGCGAATTGATCCGCTCCATGGTCCTCACCGGCTGCGCCGACTTGGCGGCCGTGGACGGGCGCATTCTCTTCAACGGAGGCCGTCGATGA
- the ldhH gene encoding L-lactate dehydrogenase (quinone) large subunit LdhH has product MQQAKNLKEYRAELREALGDEFLRQAMDKFARFYPGARARAFAGMDVDGLIREIAEAKDKAAARMDELYEQFKAKAEAAGVKVHLARTAREANEIIAAIAKENGVKYVVKSKSMTAEEIHLNDHLEAEGYEVTETDLGEWIIQLRGEGPTHMVMPAIHLSRYQVADLFSEVTKQKQEVDIEKLVKVARRELRPRYIEADMGVSGANMAVVETGAIGIVTNEGNARLVTTLPRVHVALMGLDKLTPTLAEGLRVLRVLPRNATGQAISSYVTWINGRNECAASPDGKKIMHIVFLDNGRSALARDPLFSQVLRCVRCGACANVCPVYRLVGGHRYGHIYIGAIGLILTYFFHGRDKAKNLVQNCINCGACKAVCAAGIDLPTLIKEIHARILDEEGHSAPSTLLAAVLKNRKLFHSLLRTAKLAQKPVVSGGYIRHLPMLLAKDQGFRVLPAIAAKPFRDLWPRIRPEVKSPRYRVGLFSGCVQDFVYPEQCVAAVNVVAGKGAALDFPMDQSCCGLPVVMMGEIAAARDVAKQNIRALDPGKYDYILTLCASCASHLKHGYLKLLGDDPAWAVKVRQFADKVIDFSSFVHDVLKLTPEDFRKDGGSVTYHAPCHLCRGLGVKDAPRDLMRDAGLDYKPSEEEEVCCGFGGTFSMKFPELSAELLAKKLDHAEATGAQTLVTDCPGCVMQLRGGLEKKGSPMRVKHMAEILAQQIK; this is encoded by the coding sequence ATGCAGCAAGCGAAGAATCTCAAGGAATACCGCGCGGAGCTGCGCGAGGCCCTGGGCGACGAGTTCCTGCGCCAGGCCATGGACAAGTTCGCCCGCTTTTATCCCGGAGCCCGGGCCCGGGCCTTCGCCGGCATGGATGTGGACGGGCTCATCCGCGAGATCGCGGAGGCCAAGGACAAGGCCGCCGCGCGGATGGACGAACTTTACGAGCAGTTCAAGGCCAAGGCCGAGGCCGCCGGGGTCAAGGTTCACTTGGCGCGCACGGCCCGCGAGGCCAACGAGATCATCGCGGCCATCGCCAAGGAGAACGGCGTCAAATACGTGGTCAAGTCCAAGTCCATGACCGCCGAGGAGATCCACCTCAACGATCACCTGGAGGCCGAAGGCTACGAGGTCACCGAGACGGACCTGGGCGAGTGGATCATCCAGCTGCGCGGCGAGGGCCCGACCCACATGGTCATGCCCGCCATCCACCTCTCGCGCTACCAGGTGGCCGATCTGTTCAGCGAGGTCACCAAGCAGAAGCAGGAAGTGGACATCGAGAAGCTGGTCAAGGTGGCCCGCCGAGAACTTCGGCCGCGCTACATCGAGGCCGACATGGGCGTCTCCGGCGCGAACATGGCCGTGGTCGAGACCGGGGCCATCGGCATCGTGACCAACGAGGGCAACGCCCGTCTGGTGACCACCCTGCCGAGGGTGCATGTGGCCCTCATGGGTCTGGACAAGCTCACCCCGACCCTGGCCGAGGGCCTGCGGGTGCTCCGCGTGCTGCCGCGCAACGCCACGGGCCAGGCCATCTCTTCCTACGTGACCTGGATCAACGGGCGCAACGAGTGCGCCGCGTCTCCCGACGGCAAGAAGATCATGCACATCGTCTTCCTGGACAACGGCCGCTCGGCCCTGGCCCGCGATCCGCTCTTCTCCCAGGTGCTGCGCTGCGTGCGTTGCGGGGCCTGCGCCAATGTCTGCCCGGTGTACCGCCTGGTGGGAGGTCATCGCTACGGGCACATCTACATCGGGGCCATCGGCCTGATCCTGACCTACTTCTTCCACGGCCGGGACAAGGCCAAGAACCTGGTTCAGAACTGCATCAACTGCGGGGCCTGCAAGGCGGTCTGCGCGGCGGGCATCGACCTGCCCACGCTCATCAAGGAGATTCACGCCCGCATCCTGGACGAGGAGGGGCACTCCGCCCCCAGCACGCTCCTGGCCGCCGTGCTCAAGAACCGCAAGCTCTTTCACAGTCTGCTGCGTACGGCCAAGCTGGCCCAGAAGCCAGTGGTCTCGGGCGGCTACATCCGCCACCTGCCCATGCTTCTGGCCAAGGACCAGGGCTTCCGCGTCCTGCCGGCAATCGCGGCCAAGCCCTTCCGCGACCTTTGGCCGCGCATCCGCCCCGAGGTCAAATCCCCGCGCTACCGCGTGGGCCTGTTCTCGGGTTGCGTGCAGGACTTCGTCTATCCCGAGCAGTGCGTGGCCGCGGTCAATGTGGTGGCGGGCAAGGGCGCGGCCCTGGACTTCCCCATGGACCAGTCCTGCTGCGGCCTGCCGGTGGTCATGATGGGCGAGATCGCCGCGGCCCGCGACGTGGCCAAGCAGAACATCCGGGCCCTGGACCCGGGCAAGTACGACTACATCCTCACGCTCTGCGCCTCCTGCGCCTCGCATCTCAAGCACGGCTATCTGAAGCTTCTGGGCGACGACCCGGCCTGGGCCGTGAAGGTCCGTCAGTTCGCGGACAAGGTCATCGACTTCAGCTCCTTCGTGCATGACGTGCTCAAGCTCACGCCCGAGGACTTCCGCAAGGACGGCGGCAGCGTGACCTATCATGCTCCCTGCCATCTCTGCCGGGGCCTGGGCGTGAAGGACGCCCCCCGCGACTTGATGCGCGACGCGGGCCTGGACTATAAGCCCTCCGAGGAAGAGGAGGTCTGCTGCGGATTCGGCGGCACCTTCTCGATGAAGTTCCCGGAGCTGTCGGCCGAGCTTCTGGCCAAGAAGCTGGACCATGCCGAGGCCACCGGGGCGCAGACCCTGGTCACGGACTGCCCCGGCTGCGTCATGCAGCTGCGCGGCGGCCTGGAAAAGAAGGGCTCGCCCATGCGCGTCAAGCACATGGCCGAAATCTTGGCCCAGCAGATCAAGTAG
- a CDS encoding lactate utilization protein — MNENRNPVELFEEKAKAVSAVVSKVASMREAVAYALDVCDKKQACQLLVSGCSEPLSEKGQALCETKQQKVIAAPGLSPEFFADLEGSARERGILCIEKGMRDHLGGVDIGFTLADFGIAETGTLVIISNSEELRLATMIAEFHVAVLPQSKIRETSRDLEAELVALTSVQPSYTAFVTGASRTADIERVLALGVHGPLELHILLLED; from the coding sequence ATGAACGAGAACCGGAATCCTGTCGAGCTGTTCGAGGAAAAGGCCAAGGCCGTCTCGGCCGTGGTCTCCAAGGTCGCTTCCATGCGCGAGGCCGTGGCCTACGCGCTGGACGTCTGCGACAAGAAACAGGCCTGTCAGCTGCTGGTTTCCGGCTGCTCGGAGCCCCTGTCGGAAAAGGGCCAGGCGTTGTGCGAGACCAAACAGCAGAAGGTCATCGCCGCGCCTGGCCTTTCTCCCGAATTCTTTGCCGACCTGGAGGGATCGGCCCGGGAGCGCGGCATTCTCTGTATCGAGAAGGGCATGCGCGACCATCTTGGCGGAGTGGACATCGGCTTCACCCTGGCCGATTTCGGCATCGCCGAGACCGGCACCCTGGTCATCATCTCCAACAGCGAGGAACTGCGCCTGGCCACCATGATCGCGGAGTTCCACGTGGCCGTGCTGCCCCAGTCCAAGATTCGCGAGACATCCCGGGACTTGGAGGCCGAGTTGGTGGCGCTCACCAGCGTCCAGCCGAGCTACACGGCCTTCGTCACCGGAGCCAGCCGCACCGCCGACATCGAGCGCGTCCTGGCCCTGGGCGTCCACGGCCCCCTGGAACTCCACATCCTGCTCCTGGAGGATTAG
- a CDS encoding phosphotransacetylase family protein, whose translation MVGLYIGSTAQFAGKNLMAMALGLKLQKEGLNVGYMKPVGAMPGLGKGKEGDEDAFFVQDVLGLSQDPELVTPVLVTRDFKIKAFRTPCQGLLDRIVKAYGELSKGKDVMIISGSGSFLHAGKYCSVDGPSVVAALGAKTLLIDRFNKELNYDYLLSAKDILESRECELLGAVLNDVHPSYMDEAKELVEPSLKVRGIDVFGIVPHDPFMSGIKVSELAERLGGRIITAANKADRLVDTFLIGTMQVENFLTHFQRVKNAAVLVGGDRADLQLVALEGNCPCLVLTGNLYPNDIIMTRAEVLGVPMIVVRGDTFSTAKLMETVQATQKLRAQIKINHGAQLINANVDVPALRKKLGV comes from the coding sequence ATGGTCGGTTTGTACATAGGCTCCACCGCGCAGTTCGCGGGCAAGAACCTCATGGCCATGGCCCTTGGGCTCAAGTTGCAGAAGGAAGGCCTCAACGTCGGCTACATGAAGCCGGTGGGCGCCATGCCCGGTCTGGGCAAGGGCAAGGAGGGCGACGAGGACGCCTTCTTCGTCCAGGACGTGCTCGGCCTGTCCCAGGATCCCGAGCTGGTCACGCCCGTGCTCGTGACCCGCGACTTCAAGATCAAGGCCTTCCGCACGCCCTGCCAGGGCCTGCTGGACAGGATCGTGAAGGCCTACGGTGAACTGTCCAAGGGCAAGGACGTGATGATCATCAGCGGTTCGGGCAGCTTCCTGCACGCGGGCAAGTACTGCTCCGTGGACGGCCCCTCGGTGGTCGCGGCCCTGGGCGCCAAGACGCTGCTCATCGACCGCTTCAACAAAGAGCTGAACTACGACTATCTGCTCTCGGCCAAGGACATCCTTGAGTCCCGCGAGTGCGAGCTGCTGGGCGCCGTGCTCAACGACGTGCACCCGAGCTACATGGACGAGGCCAAGGAGTTGGTGGAGCCCTCGCTCAAGGTGCGCGGCATCGACGTCTTCGGAATCGTGCCCCACGATCCGTTCATGAGCGGCATCAAGGTCTCCGAACTGGCCGAGCGCCTGGGCGGCCGGATCATCACCGCGGCGAACAAGGCCGACCGGCTGGTGGACACCTTCCTCATCGGCACCATGCAGGTGGAGAACTTCCTGACCCACTTCCAGCGCGTCAAGAACGCCGCAGTCCTGGTGGGCGGCGACCGCGCCGATCTGCAGCTGGTGGCCCTGGAGGGCAACTGCCCCTGTCTCGTGCTCACGGGCAACCTCTATCCCAACGACATCATCATGACCCGGGCCGAGGTGCTCGGCGTGCCGATGATCGTGGTTCGGGGCGACACCTTCTCCACGGCCAAGCTCATGGAGACGGTGCAGGCGACCCAGAAGCTGCGCGCCCAGATCAAGATCAACCACGGGGCCCAGCTCATCAACGCCAACGTGGATGTACCCGCGCTGCGCAAGAAGCTCGGCGTCTGA
- the acs gene encoding acetate--CoA ligase alpha subunit, giving the protein MDTMRKNLDALFYPKAVAVIGASDKPGKIGHTVVANMLRAGYTGELIPVNPKASVIEGLKVVNRIPDLPKGLDMAVITVPRDAVMPALKELADIGTRSVVVITAGFKEVGKEGYHLEQEMAELCKKHGIALVGPNCLGMINTGSQVNASFASGQPPKGKIAFFSQSGALCTAILDWALGENIGFSKFVSLGNKAVLSEAHMLEYLGKDDDTNVVLGYIENVEQGQYFLQQAAEVSRKKPIIMVKSGTTAAGAKAASSHTGAIAGSDATYTAAFRQTGVIRVDDLSSLFDFAQAFSTQPLPKGPNLAIVTNSGGPGIMAADATEKSKLTMARISNETIEKLREALPPFASLYNPIDVIGDAPATRYKATLDIIIDDPMIHSILVLLTPTSSAEIEETAKAVIEVAKKTDKPIFTCYMGKMRVDPGRRMLQEAGIPCYSFPESAIKSIEAMYLYSAWRQKGRPEYAEIKGDTGKVRNLLKQVRASGATEVVEFQAQEVLRAYNLPTPKTVLAKSSDEAVAAAEAIGYPVVLKIASPQISHKSDVGGVKVNIQDAEGVRKMFWDITSRAQRLRPDAYIAGCLVQEMAPKGVKEIIIGFKRDDQFGPLLMFGLGGIYVEILKDIAFRLAPLSREDARDIIREIKSYMLLKGVRGEAPVNFDALENILLTMSQLAQDFPEIYEAEFNPVLVNSEKAIVADVRMTLSS; this is encoded by the coding sequence ATGGACACGATGCGAAAGAACCTGGACGCCTTGTTCTACCCCAAGGCCGTGGCCGTCATTGGCGCCTCGGACAAGCCGGGGAAGATCGGGCACACCGTGGTGGCCAACATGCTCCGGGCGGGCTACACGGGCGAACTGATCCCGGTGAACCCGAAGGCCTCGGTGATCGAGGGCCTGAAGGTGGTCAACCGCATTCCGGACCTGCCCAAGGGCCTGGACATGGCGGTGATCACCGTGCCGCGCGACGCGGTCATGCCCGCGCTCAAGGAGCTGGCCGACATCGGCACGCGCTCGGTGGTGGTCATCACCGCGGGCTTCAAGGAAGTGGGCAAGGAAGGCTACCACCTGGAGCAGGAGATGGCCGAGCTGTGCAAGAAGCACGGCATCGCCCTGGTGGGCCCCAACTGCCTCGGCATGATCAACACCGGCAGCCAGGTCAACGCCTCGTTCGCCTCGGGCCAGCCGCCCAAGGGCAAGATCGCCTTCTTCTCCCAGTCCGGCGCACTCTGCACCGCCATTCTCGACTGGGCCCTGGGCGAGAACATCGGCTTCTCCAAGTTCGTCAGCCTGGGTAACAAGGCCGTGCTCTCCGAGGCGCACATGCTTGAGTACCTCGGCAAGGACGACGACACCAACGTCGTGCTCGGCTACATCGAGAACGTGGAGCAGGGGCAGTACTTCCTGCAGCAGGCCGCCGAGGTCAGCCGCAAGAAGCCGATCATCATGGTCAAGTCCGGCACCACGGCCGCCGGCGCCAAGGCCGCCAGCTCGCACACCGGCGCCATCGCCGGCTCGGACGCGACCTACACCGCGGCCTTCCGCCAGACCGGCGTGATCCGCGTGGACGACCTGTCCTCGCTGTTCGACTTCGCCCAGGCATTCTCCACCCAGCCGCTGCCCAAGGGCCCGAACCTGGCCATCGTGACCAACTCCGGCGGTCCCGGCATCATGGCCGCCGACGCCACGGAAAAATCCAAGCTGACCATGGCCCGGATCAGCAACGAGACCATTGAGAAGCTGCGCGAGGCCCTGCCGCCGTTCGCCTCGCTGTACAACCCCATCGACGTCATCGGCGACGCCCCGGCCACGCGCTACAAGGCCACCCTGGACATCATCATCGACGATCCGATGATCCATTCGATCCTGGTGCTCCTGACCCCGACCTCCTCGGCCGAGATCGAGGAGACGGCCAAGGCCGTCATCGAGGTCGCCAAGAAGACCGACAAGCCGATCTTCACCTGCTACATGGGCAAGATGCGCGTCGACCCCGGCCGGCGCATGCTCCAGGAGGCGGGCATCCCCTGCTATTCCTTCCCCGAGTCGGCGATCAAGAGCATCGAGGCCATGTATCTCTATTCCGCCTGGAGGCAGAAGGGTCGGCCCGAGTACGCCGAGATCAAGGGCGACACCGGCAAGGTCCGCAACCTGCTCAAGCAGGTGCGCGCCTCCGGGGCCACCGAGGTGGTCGAGTTCCAGGCCCAGGAAGTCCTGCGGGCCTACAACCTGCCCACGCCCAAGACCGTGTTGGCCAAGTCCAGCGACGAGGCCGTGGCCGCCGCCGAGGCCATCGGCTACCCGGTGGTGCTCAAGATCGCCTCGCCGCAGATATCCCACAAGTCCGACGTGGGCGGCGTGAAGGTGAACATCCAGGACGCCGAGGGCGTGCGCAAGATGTTCTGGGACATCACCAGCCGGGCCCAGCGCCTGCGCCCCGACGCCTACATCGCGGGCTGCCTGGTCCAGGAGATGGCCCCCAAGGGCGTCAAGGAGATCATCATCGGCTTCAAGCGCGACGACCAGTTCGGGCCGCTGCTCATGTTCGGTCTGGGCGGCATCTACGTCGAGATCCTGAAGGACATCGCCTTCCGTTTGGCCCCGCTGTCGCGCGAGGACGCCCGCGACATCATCCGCGAGATCAAGTCCTACATGCTCCTCAAGGGAGTGCGCGGCGAGGCGCCGGTGAACTTCGACGCCCTGGAGAACATCCTCCTGACCATGTCCCAACTGGCTCAGGACTTCCCGGAGATCTACGAGGCCGAGTTCAACCCGGTGCTGGTGAACAGCGAAAAGGCCATCGTGGCCGATGTGCGCATGACCCTGTCCTCCTGA
- a CDS encoding (Fe-S)-binding protein, producing MADVRELHKLLMELDDQLVTCMRCGTCQAVCPLYAETGREALVARGKIALLEHLAHEMIQDAEAVKEKVETCLLCGACAANCPSGVKVLDIFLKARAVLTGYMGLPPAKKLIFRGLLVRPGLFNAILGLGAKLQGLFVKPVNEMLGSSCARFQSDIIGDRHFPALAGESLHKTVPSLDTAKGNSGLKVGFFPGCMVDKVFPRVGKAVLKVLEHHGVGVFLPDHQACCGIPALSSGDRKSYDVLVDKNLECFAGGSFDYLVTPCATCTSTIKKFWPTFADSADQGRRDALAALAAKTLDINVFLVDILKVQPSGVPGAKDMKVTVHDPCHLKKSLGVAAQPRQVVRLNPNVELVEMKDADTCCGCGGSFTLLHYDLARKIGKKKRDNIAASGAQVVATGCPACMLQITDMLSKAGDRVAVRHPVELYAETLG from the coding sequence ATGGCCGACGTGCGCGAACTTCACAAGCTGCTCATGGAGCTTGACGACCAGCTGGTCACCTGCATGCGCTGCGGCACGTGCCAGGCCGTCTGCCCGTTGTATGCCGAAACCGGACGCGAGGCCCTGGTGGCCCGCGGCAAGATCGCCCTTCTGGAGCATCTGGCCCACGAGATGATCCAGGACGCCGAGGCGGTCAAGGAGAAGGTCGAGACCTGCCTGCTTTGCGGCGCCTGCGCGGCCAACTGTCCCAGCGGGGTCAAGGTCCTGGACATCTTCCTCAAGGCCCGGGCCGTGCTCACTGGCTATATGGGGCTGCCCCCGGCCAAGAAGCTCATCTTCCGGGGCCTGCTCGTGCGTCCAGGACTGTTCAACGCCATCCTGGGCCTGGGGGCCAAGCTCCAGGGCTTGTTCGTCAAGCCGGTCAACGAGATGCTCGGCTCCTCCTGCGCCCGCTTCCAGTCCGACATCATCGGCGACCGGCACTTTCCGGCCCTGGCCGGGGAGTCCCTGCACAAGACCGTGCCCAGCCTGGACACGGCCAAGGGCAACAGCGGCCTGAAAGTCGGCTTCTTCCCCGGCTGCATGGTGGACAAGGTCTTTCCCCGCGTGGGCAAGGCCGTGCTCAAGGTGCTGGAGCATCACGGGGTGGGCGTCTTCCTCCCCGACCATCAGGCCTGTTGCGGCATCCCGGCCTTGTCCTCGGGCGACCGCAAGAGTTATGATGTATTGGTGGACAAGAATCTGGAGTGCTTCGCCGGGGGCTCTTTCGATTACTTGGTGACCCCCTGCGCCACCTGCACCTCCACGATCAAGAAGTTCTGGCCGACGTTCGCGGACTCGGCCGACCAGGGGCGCCGCGACGCCCTGGCGGCATTGGCGGCCAAGACTTTGGACATAAACGTGTTCCTGGTGGACATCTTGAAGGTTCAGCCGAGCGGCGTGCCCGGGGCAAAGGACATGAAGGTCACGGTGCACGATCCCTGCCACCTCAAGAAGTCGCTGGGAGTGGCGGCCCAGCCGCGCCAGGTGGTGCGGCTCAATCCCAACGTGGAACTGGTGGAGATGAAGGACGCCGACACCTGCTGCGGGTGCGGCGGCAGCTTCACGCTCCTGCATTACGACTTGGCCCGCAAGATCGGCAAGAAGAAGCGGGACAACATCGCGGCCTCGGGGGCCCAGGTGGTGGCCACGGGCTGCCCGGCCTGCATGCTCCAGATCACGGACATGCTTTCCAAGGCCGGGGACCGGGTGGCGGTGCGCCATCCCGTGGAACTCTACGCCGAAACCTTGGGCTGA